A region from the Pseudomonadota bacterium genome encodes:
- a CDS encoding transposase, whose protein sequence is MKKSYKFRVFPTKAQQHLLEETLDLCRWTYNQTLAYRKNMWESEKKNVSKYDSHLLLPTWKAERPELKGVFSQVLQNAQERIDLAFKAFFRRVKNHENPGYPRFKGKGNYDSFTYPQSGFSVKDNKTLYLSKIGDVKIKIHREIEGQIKRLTVLRTIRNKWYVTFSVEQETIFIPSDNGPVIGIDLGLESFLTFSDGSKVDNPRFFRSEEHLLAKKQSRRDKLPKGSVERKKTTRVIQRIHERITNKRSNFAHQLSHKLVTKYSVVCLEDLNIKSMLRDGTRGLSKSISDASWNLLLRLISYKAESAGSKAIFVDPRNTSQMCSFCGAMVPKQLKDRIHKCPFCGLEMDRDKNAAINILRLGLQSVGKTDLRSEVRRSPIFQDGE, encoded by the coding sequence ATGAAGAAATCCTATAAATTTCGGGTGTTTCCAACTAAGGCTCAACAACATCTCTTAGAAGAAACTCTCGATCTTTGTAGGTGGACCTACAATCAAACCTTGGCCTACAGAAAGAACATGTGGGAATCAGAGAAAAAGAACGTTTCTAAGTACGATTCCCATCTTTTGCTTCCAACATGGAAGGCTGAAAGGCCAGAGTTGAAAGGCGTATTTTCTCAGGTTCTACAAAACGCCCAAGAAAGGATTGACCTCGCTTTTAAGGCTTTCTTTAGACGAGTCAAAAACCATGAAAATCCTGGATATCCTAGATTTAAAGGAAAGGGGAACTATGACTCGTTTACGTACCCTCAAAGCGGATTCTCTGTAAAGGATAACAAAACTCTTTACCTCTCCAAAATCGGAGATGTCAAGATAAAGATTCATAGAGAAATTGAGGGCCAAATAAAAAGGTTGACCGTCCTTAGAACCATACGGAACAAATGGTATGTTACGTTCTCCGTAGAACAAGAAACTATATTCATACCTTCTGATAACGGTCCAGTAATCGGAATTGATCTTGGGTTAGAAAGCTTTTTAACATTCTCAGATGGCAGCAAGGTTGATAATCCAAGGTTCTTCCGATCTGAAGAACATTTATTGGCTAAGAAACAGAGTCGAAGAGACAAACTCCCTAAAGGCTCCGTAGAAAGGAAGAAAACAACAAGGGTTATCCAGAGAATTCATGAGAGAATAACCAATAAACGTTCTAATTTTGCCCATCAACTCAGTCATAAATTAGTAACAAAATATTCTGTAGTTTGCTTAGAAGATCTTAATATAAAATCAATGCTCAGAGATGGAACACGCGGACTGTCTAAGTCTATCTCAGACGCTTCTTGGAATCTTCTACTCCGATTAATTTCCTACAAGGCTGAAAGTGCCGGTTCGAAAGCGATCTTTGTAGATCCTCGAAATACGTCTCAGATGTGTTCTTTCTGCGGAGCGATGGTTCCGAAGCAGTTAAAGGACCGAATCCATAAATGCCCATTCTGCGGCTTAGAAATGGACCGAGACAAAAACGCTGCTATAAATATACTCAGATTGGGATTACAATCTGTCGGTAAAACCGATCTTAGATCGGAAGTCCGTAGAAGCCCCATCTTTCAGGATGGGGAATGA